One Streptococcus sp. S1 DNA window includes the following coding sequences:
- a CDS encoding glycosyltransferase family 2 protein encodes MEKVSIVIPVYNVEEYLQYSVGSLRQQTYSNIEIILVDDGSTDRSGEICDQYAQEDDRIRVLHLQNGGISYARNNGVRVATADWIMLLDSDDYYDRRTVEYLMGLKDQYNVDLVSTPVIEVRSYEDKDFSGDLNEKSARKLDRHTALIEMFYGHHVGTHSGGKLYKKEILLQHPYPEGMIYEDLAIAYEHIAACKEIAVSNLNLYKYYRRAGSTVNSKYSDRLLDFYKAMEWNRAYVERDYPDDPEMKKAVNARYVFNGLHVVHAMLGSHMYDQVNKIRKEYRRYWKDILINLHITRKNKLKYLLLLLSPHLYQKVRAKLG; translated from the coding sequence ATGGAAAAGGTTTCGATTGTCATACCGGTCTATAATGTCGAGGAGTATTTACAGTATAGTGTCGGTAGTCTTAGACAACAGACCTATTCAAATATTGAAATCATCCTGGTCGATGATGGATCAACCGATCGTTCAGGAGAAATTTGTGACCAGTATGCTCAGGAAGATGACCGTATTCGAGTGCTCCATCTTCAAAATGGGGGAATATCTTATGCCCGCAACAACGGTGTAAGAGTGGCAACAGCTGATTGGATCATGCTTCTAGATTCAGATGATTATTATGATCGTAGAACTGTTGAATATTTAATGGGATTGAAAGACCAGTATAATGTTGACCTCGTATCGACCCCGGTCATTGAAGTCAGAAGTTATGAGGACAAAGATTTTTCAGGAGATCTAAATGAAAAGAGCGCTAGGAAATTAGACCGCCATACAGCTCTGATAGAAATGTTCTATGGTCACCACGTTGGGACTCATTCAGGAGGAAAACTCTACAAGAAAGAGATCTTACTCCAACATCCCTATCCAGAAGGAATGATTTATGAAGATTTGGCCATTGCCTATGAGCATATTGCAGCTTGTAAGGAGATTGCTGTAAGCAATCTTAATCTTTATAAATACTATCGAAGAGCGGGTAGTACAGTCAATTCGAAGTATAGCGATCGGCTCTTGGATTTCTACAAGGCCATGGAATGGAACAGAGCCTATGTCGAGAGAGACTATCCTGATGATCCGGAAATGAAAAAAGCGGTCAATGCCCGCTATGTCTTTAATGGCTTGCATGTGGTCCATGCTATGCTGGGTTCTCATATGTATGATCAGGTTAACAAAATTCGCAAAGAGTATCGTCGCTATTGGAAAGATATTCTAATCAATTTACATATTACAAGAAAAAATAAACTCAAATACCTTCTTTTGCTCCTTTCTCCACATTTGTATCAAAAGGTGAGAGCAAAACTAGGCTAG
- a CDS encoding IspD/TarI family cytidylyltransferase: protein MIYAGILAGGTGSRMGITDMPKQFLDLGGRPILIHTVEKFLLVHEIQKIVLGIHPDWVTYTEDLVDKYLSSYKDRILVVEGGSDRNSTIENIILAIDEVQPLTDEDIIVTHDSVRPFVSLKTIQENIELAKNHDVVDTVVEATDTIVQSLDNTFITDIPERQYLYQGQTPQTFKMKDFLALYHDLSDQQKEVLTDACKIFVINGKKVALAKGEYSNIKITTITDLKIARGMIEDN, encoded by the coding sequence ATGATTTATGCAGGGATTTTAGCAGGAGGAACAGGCTCACGGATGGGGATTACGGATATGCCCAAACAATTTTTGGATTTGGGTGGACGTCCTATTTTAATCCACACGGTTGAGAAGTTCTTATTGGTCCATGAGATTCAAAAGATTGTATTGGGGATTCATCCGGACTGGGTGACCTATACGGAAGATCTGGTAGACAAGTACTTGTCTTCTTATAAGGACCGGATCTTGGTTGTAGAGGGAGGAAGTGACCGCAACTCTACCATCGAAAATATCATCCTGGCTATCGATGAGGTGCAGCCTTTGACAGATGAGGACATTATCGTCACCCATGATTCGGTTCGTCCTTTTGTTAGCCTAAAAACTATCCAAGAAAACATTGAACTGGCCAAGAACCATGATGTTGTAGATACAGTGGTCGAAGCGACCGATACCATTGTTCAAAGCTTGGATAATACCTTTATCACGGATATCCCAGAGCGCCAATATCTCTATCAGGGTCAAACCCCTCAAACCTTCAAAATGAAAGACTTTCTTGCCTTGTATCATGATTTAAGTGACCAACAAAAAGAAGTCTTGACAGATGCCTGCAAGATCTTTGTCATCAATGGTAAAAAAGTTGCTCTTGCTAAAGGGGAATATTCCAATATTAAAATTACGACGATTACAGATTTGAAAATTGCACGCGGTATGATTGAGGACAATTAA
- a CDS encoding zinc-binding dehydrogenase, with protein sequence MLNQIFQLTQPKNITIKYQEEDMSRGDKVLIRPYYMAICHADQRYYQGKRDPKVLKKKLPMALIHESSGIVVADPTGTYQPGQIVAMVPNQPPHQTEGVFFENYLEGTHFLSSGFNGFMQEVVALPLDRVVAYPEEVRGPVTALAEFSSVAMHAIHRFDLIAHQRRESVLILGDGSLSYVVATSLHYLYPDLKITVVGRNSDKLQLFNFIHQAILTSELTDDQRFDHAFECTGGQGSEPAINDIIDHIKPQGTVMLMGVSDNRVAVNTRDVLEKGLTFVGSSRSGREDFERAVEMLANRRVQSRLKNIIHVDGEVQTIPDIHRAFATDLITPFKTVFKWGL encoded by the coding sequence ATGTTGAACCAAATCTTTCAGCTGACCCAGCCGAAAAATATTACCATCAAATACCAAGAAGAAGACATGAGCCGTGGAGACAAGGTGTTAATACGCCCTTATTACATGGCTATTTGTCATGCGGACCAACGTTACTATCAAGGGAAACGGGATCCTAAGGTGCTTAAAAAGAAATTACCCATGGCCCTGATCCATGAGTCGTCTGGTATCGTGGTAGCGGATCCTACGGGAACCTATCAACCAGGACAGATTGTGGCTATGGTTCCCAATCAACCTCCTCATCAAACAGAGGGTGTATTCTTTGAAAATTATTTGGAGGGGACGCACTTCTTGTCTAGTGGCTTTAATGGTTTTATGCAAGAAGTCGTTGCCTTGCCACTGGATCGTGTAGTGGCTTATCCAGAGGAAGTTCGGGGCCCTGTGACAGCCTTAGCGGAATTTAGTAGTGTTGCCATGCATGCCATTCATCGCTTTGATCTCATTGCCCATCAACGAAGAGAGTCTGTTTTGATTTTAGGAGATGGGAGTCTTTCATATGTGGTTGCGACTTCTTTGCACTATCTATACCCAGATTTGAAGATAACTGTAGTTGGGCGCAACAGTGATAAACTGCAATTGTTTAATTTCATTCATCAAGCAATTTTGACCAGCGAGTTGACAGACGACCAACGGTTTGATCACGCCTTTGAGTGTACTGGTGGCCAAGGAAGTGAACCAGCCATCAATGATATTATTGATCATATCAAGCCTCAAGGAACCGTGATGTTAATGGGGGTTAGTGATAACCGGGTCGCAGTTAATACAAGAGATGTTCTTGAAAAGGGATTGACCTTTGTGGGGTCTTCTCGCTCAGGTCGTGAAGATTTCGAGCGGGCTGTAGAGATGCTGGCTAATCGTCGAGTCCAAAGTCGTTTGAAAAACATTATTCACGTTGATGGAGAAGTTCAAACCATTCCAGATATTCACCGAGCTTTTGCGACGGATTTGATCACACCGTTTAAAACGGTCTTCAAGTGGGGATTGTAG
- a CDS encoding flippase yields MKVLKNYAYNLSYQLLVIILPIITTPYVTRVFSSNDLGTYGYFNSIVTYFILLATLGVANYGTKEISGHRKDIQKNFWGIYTLQLGATILSLTLYVLLCLTLPSMQNPVAYILGLSLVSKGLDISWLFQGLEDFRKITVRNITVKLVGVISIFLFVKSANDLYLYVFLLTIFELLGQLSMWLPAREFIGKAHFDMAYARVHLKPVILLFLPQIAISLYVTLDRTMLGALASTKDVGIYDQALKLVNILLTLVTSLGSVMLPRVSSLLSSGDHKAVNKMHQMSFLIYNLVIFPIIAGMLIVNDDFVQFFLGKDFQDARYAIAIMIFRMFFIGWTNIMGIQILIPHNKNKEFMISTTVPAIVSVGLNLIFLPKLGFIGAAIVSVLTEALVWGIQLYYTRHYLKEVPIIGAMTKIMFASALMYGLLQLVKPFLHFTPTLNVLVYAVLGGIIYLIAILSLRVVDVKELKQQFLNKQ; encoded by the coding sequence ATGAAAGTGTTAAAAAATTACGCCTATAATCTCTCCTACCAGTTGCTGGTGATTATCTTGCCGATTATCACCACCCCTTATGTAACACGGGTTTTTAGCTCGAATGACTTGGGGACCTATGGCTATTTCAACTCCATCGTCACCTATTTTATCCTCTTGGCGACGCTAGGAGTGGCCAATTATGGAACCAAAGAGATCTCAGGACATCGGAAAGATATCCAGAAGAATTTCTGGGGGATTTATACCCTCCAGTTGGGGGCTACGATTTTATCTCTTACCCTTTATGTTCTTTTGTGTCTCACCCTACCTTCCATGCAAAATCCTGTTGCTTATATCCTAGGACTTAGTTTGGTTTCTAAGGGACTCGACATTTCTTGGCTCTTTCAGGGATTAGAAGATTTTCGCAAGATTACGGTTCGGAATATCACGGTCAAACTAGTTGGAGTCATCTCCATCTTCTTGTTTGTCAAATCTGCCAATGATCTGTATCTCTATGTATTCTTACTGACCATCTTTGAGCTCTTAGGTCAGCTCAGTATGTGGCTACCTGCTCGGGAGTTCATTGGGAAAGCCCATTTTGATATGGCTTATGCACGGGTGCATTTGAAGCCGGTCATTCTGCTCTTTTTACCGCAGATTGCCATTTCCCTCTATGTCACCTTGGACCGAACCATGCTGGGGGCTCTCGCCTCTACAAAGGATGTGGGGATTTATGACCAAGCCTTAAAACTGGTCAATATTTTGTTGACCTTGGTGACCTCACTGGGCAGTGTCATGTTGCCTCGGGTATCGAGTCTCTTATCCTCAGGAGACCACAAGGCGGTTAATAAGATGCACCAAATGTCCTTTTTGATTTATAATTTGGTCATTTTCCCCATTATTGCCGGCATGCTAATCGTCAATGATGACTTTGTTCAGTTCTTCCTAGGGAAGGACTTCCAGGATGCGCGTTATGCCATTGCCATCATGATTTTTAGAATGTTCTTTATCGGATGGACCAATATCATGGGGATTCAAATTCTGATCCCTCATAATAAAAATAAAGAATTTATGATTTCGACTACTGTACCTGCCATTGTCAGTGTCGGATTGAACCTCATCTTCCTACCAAAACTGGGCTTTATTGGAGCTGCGATTGTCTCAGTGTTGACAGAAGCTTTGGTATGGGGGATTCAACTCTACTATACCCGTCATTACCTCAAGGAAGTTCCAATTATCGGTGCGATGACAAAAATTATGTTCGCATCTGCTCTGATGTATGGCCTCTTGCAACTTGTAAAACCGTTTCTACATTTCACCCCTACCCTGAATGTACTCGTGTATGCGGTGCTTGGTGGGATCATTTATCTGATCGCTATCCTATCTCTGAGAGTGGTAGATGTGAAAGAATTAAAACAACAATTTTTAAATAAACAGTAG
- a CDS encoding polysaccharide polymerase, whose translation MIKMKFDDLLVGFVVSIVIFFNTISTTMLNKGFLHVGASSLLVVVALLLLRFFNKISIPYHYLILSAMLLMVAVMVYSKTDKLNFLVYSLLMVLLVNADRKVILKTYVFVAGTIVLTVFLLSLLKVVPNLQYSRGAVIRNSFGFIYPTDFAAHCFYLYVAISYLLKDRYIGLRSLSGVLLALFIMKFCDARMNAISLLVAVLLFLFFYFTKEKKLKLYHLLPYSVILFSTGMIYLTYHFSWSSPLYVQINQFITGRLALGKNAFNLYPLNWFGTRGVQFIGSGGSTESVLNYNYVDSSYVQMLFTYGIVPVALLVGIYVIVSKYEFKKGRYLFVAILSLIAINCMIEAFWFVPTYNIFMFTLFATEVVKKKPVNSLSYSEEIGGI comes from the coding sequence ATGATAAAAATGAAATTTGACGATCTACTGGTTGGTTTTGTCGTCTCGATTGTGATCTTCTTTAATACAATATCCACTACGATGTTAAATAAGGGCTTTTTGCATGTTGGTGCGAGCTCTCTCTTAGTGGTTGTAGCTCTCTTATTGCTTCGTTTTTTTAATAAAATCTCGATTCCCTATCATTATCTAATCTTGTCTGCCATGTTATTGATGGTAGCTGTTATGGTTTATTCCAAGACGGATAAGTTAAATTTCTTAGTTTATTCTCTCTTAATGGTTTTACTGGTTAATGCGGATAGGAAAGTCATTTTAAAGACGTATGTATTTGTTGCAGGTACGATTGTCCTTACAGTATTTTTATTGTCACTGTTAAAGGTAGTTCCAAACTTACAATATAGTCGGGGTGCTGTTATCCGTAATTCATTTGGGTTTATCTATCCAACAGATTTCGCAGCCCATTGTTTCTACCTTTATGTTGCGATCTCCTATTTGCTAAAAGATCGGTATATTGGCTTACGATCCCTAAGTGGCGTGCTCTTAGCTTTATTTATTATGAAGTTCTGTGATGCTCGTATGAATGCGATCTCACTATTGGTCGCTGTCTTACTGTTTCTCTTCTTTTATTTCACAAAGGAGAAGAAGCTGAAGTTGTATCACTTGTTGCCCTATTCGGTCATCCTTTTTTCAACCGGAATGATCTATTTAACCTATCATTTCTCTTGGTCATCTCCACTTTATGTCCAAATTAATCAATTCATCACTGGTCGGTTAGCCTTAGGTAAAAATGCTTTTAATTTATACCCTTTGAATTGGTTTGGAACAAGAGGGGTTCAGTTTATCGGATCCGGAGGAAGCACGGAGTCTGTCCTCAATTATAATTATGTCGATTCGTCTTATGTTCAGATGCTATTTACATATGGTATCGTACCGGTTGCTTTATTAGTCGGTATTTATGTCATTGTTTCAAAATATGAATTCAAGAAGGGACGTTATTTATTTGTTGCAATTTTGTCCCTCATTGCGATTAACTGTATGATTGAAGCATTTTGGTTTGTACCGACTTATAACATCTTTATGTTCACACTCTTTGCAACAGAAGTTGTCAAGAAAAAGCCGGTCAATTCTCTCTCTTATAGTGAGGAAATTGGGGGAATTTGA
- the glf gene encoding UDP-galactopyranose mutase, translating into MYDYLIVGAGLSGAIFAHEATKRGKKVKVIDKRDHIGGNIYCEEVEGINVHKYGAHIFHTSNKKVWDYVNQFAEFNNYINSPVANYKGSLYNLPFNMNTFYAMWGTKTPQEVKDKIADQTADMKDVEPKNLEEQAIKLIGPDIYEKLIKGYTEKQWGRSATDLPPFIIKRLPVRLTFDNNYFNDRYQGIPIGGYNVIIENMLGDVEVELGVDFFANREELEASADKVVFTGMIDQYFDYKHGELEYRSLRFEHEVLDEENHQGNAVVNYTEREISYTRIIEHKHFEYGTQPKTVITREYPADWKRGDEPYYPINDEKNNAMFAKYQEEAAKNDKVIFCGRLADYKYYDMHVVIERALEVVANEFD; encoded by the coding sequence ATGTACGATTATCTGATTGTTGGTGCTGGTTTGTCTGGAGCCATCTTCGCACATGAAGCTACAAAACGTGGTAAAAAAGTAAAAGTGATTGACAAGCGGGATCACATCGGTGGGAATATCTACTGTGAAGAGGTTGAAGGTATCAATGTTCACAAGTATGGTGCCCACATTTTCCATACGTCTAACAAAAAAGTGTGGGACTATGTCAACCAGTTCGCTGAATTCAACAACTATATCAACTCACCAGTAGCTAACTATAAGGGCAGTCTTTACAATCTTCCCTTTAACATGAATACCTTCTACGCTATGTGGGGAACCAAGACTCCTCAAGAAGTCAAGGACAAGATTGCTGATCAAACGGCTGATATGAAAGATGTTGAGCCAAAAAACCTGGAAGAACAAGCCATCAAGTTGATCGGTCCAGATATCTATGAAAAATTGATCAAGGGCTATACAGAAAAACAATGGGGACGTTCTGCAACAGACCTTCCACCATTTATCATCAAACGTCTCCCAGTTCGTTTGACCTTTGATAACAACTACTTTAATGACCGTTACCAAGGAATTCCAATCGGTGGTTACAACGTCATCATTGAAAACATGCTGGGTGATGTAGAAGTAGAACTTGGGGTTGATTTCTTTGCCAATCGTGAAGAGCTTGAAGCTTCAGCTGATAAAGTTGTCTTTACAGGAATGATTGACCAGTACTTTGACTACAAACACGGTGAGTTGGAGTACCGTAGCCTGCGTTTTGAACACGAAGTCTTGGATGAGGAAAACCATCAAGGGAATGCGGTGGTCAACTACACAGAGCGTGAGATTTCTTATACTCGGATCATTGAGCACAAGCACTTCGAGTATGGTACACAACCTAAGACAGTTATCACACGTGAATACCCAGCTGATTGGAAACGTGGGGATGAACCATACTACCCAATCAATGATGAAAAGAACAACGCCATGTTTGCTAAGTACCAAGAAGAAGCAGCCAAAAATGATAAGGTTATCTTCTGTGGACGTTTGGCAGACTACAAATACTACGACATGCACGTGGTTATTGAGCGAGCTTTGGAAGTCGTAGCAAATGAGTTTGATTGA
- a CDS encoding sugar transferase, whose translation MKYYLKEEFLHDVNAKNAGNKARNDVESIVKEEGYHPLVLSVDNWYQMSTLAAQRHKAKAFGQALDQLKQGDELLIQFPMLHHSFFSTHLVKKAQIRGIKVYLLIHDLEVLRHANMTSLPLKHRIRMYLQEASFLKAADGIIAHNPVMKSILVDKGIAEDKIVSLGIFDYLIPNFQEKTGLTKNQPIIVAGNLAQEKAGYLYALPAEPAYNLYGVGFDESRALENETYFGSFLPDKLPAALEGGFGLVWDGDSAETCSGVFGEYLRYNNSHKASLYLASGFPLVVWKQSALSHFVLEKGCGIAVESLHDLKETIDNLSDADYQTLVDNAKRVGQEIRDGHYLKTALKHLS comes from the coding sequence ATGAAATACTACTTAAAAGAAGAATTCCTGCATGATGTCAACGCAAAGAACGCGGGAAATAAAGCACGCAATGACGTAGAAAGTATTGTGAAAGAAGAAGGCTATCATCCCTTGGTCCTTTCCGTCGACAATTGGTATCAGATGAGTACCCTTGCGGCTCAACGCCATAAGGCAAAAGCTTTTGGACAAGCCTTGGATCAACTAAAGCAAGGAGATGAGTTGTTGATCCAGTTTCCAATGCTTCACCATAGCTTTTTCTCCACCCATTTGGTCAAAAAAGCGCAAATAAGAGGGATTAAAGTCTATCTTTTGATTCATGACCTAGAAGTGCTTCGCCATGCCAACATGACTTCACTGCCTTTAAAACACAGAATTCGGATGTACCTTCAAGAAGCAAGTTTTCTCAAAGCAGCTGATGGGATCATCGCTCACAATCCAGTTATGAAATCTATCTTGGTGGATAAAGGGATAGCGGAAGATAAGATTGTTAGCCTTGGCATTTTCGACTATTTGATTCCAAATTTCCAAGAGAAGACTGGTCTAACTAAGAATCAGCCAATTATTGTGGCTGGTAATTTGGCACAAGAAAAAGCTGGTTATCTCTATGCTCTTCCTGCAGAACCTGCCTATAATCTCTATGGTGTTGGTTTTGATGAGAGTAGAGCTTTAGAGAATGAAACTTACTTTGGTTCCTTTCTACCGGATAAGCTTCCTGCGGCCCTTGAGGGTGGTTTTGGACTTGTCTGGGATGGTGATAGTGCTGAAACCTGTAGTGGTGTCTTTGGCGAGTACCTTCGCTATAACAACTCTCATAAAGCATCACTGTACTTGGCCTCAGGATTCCCACTTGTGGTTTGGAAACAGTCAGCCTTGTCTCATTTTGTGCTTGAGAAGGGCTGTGGGATTGCAGTAGAGTCGCTCCATGATTTGAAGGAGACAATCGACAATCTTTCAGACGCTGATTACCAAACCTTGGTGGACAATGCCAAGCGTGTTGGTCAGGAAATCAGAGATGGTCACTACTTAAAGACAGCCTTAAAACATTTATCATAA
- a CDS encoding GBS Bsp-like repeat-containing protein encodes MKKKDLIFYAGAAVLMAVSAQGVSADELVSNEATTTEGNQVQAEKAPEVAVAEKSVAPVASNYAAPANVTEPAVAPVSKAAASESGTPSVEKATDASTTEKEETPLPSDSGSTTFFNTGAHAPAGRSTDVAVQPKSFVDVSSHNGDISIGDYRTLANKGVGGVVVKLTEDTWYKNPNAENQIRNAQAAGLQVSTYHFSRYTSEEAARAEARFYIAAAQRLSLPKNTLMVNDFEDAKMQPNINRNTQAWADEMRKNGYTNLMFYTSASWLDENNLRKKGPVNTAQFGLQNFWVAQYPSPKLSVNDAKSLRYNGKAGAWQFTSQAELLPGKHLFDHSVDYTGRFTANAKPAADPTEGSLSGKINIVNNDTMAGRFDVVISNVKAPNGVRTVSVPIWSETGGQDDLVWYTANRQANGTYTVNVKAADHKNSTGLYNVHLYYVQNNGQLTGVGGTTTTVAIGKKNQTPVSADLTIVKSEKDGTFTITAKNLQGFEGYKKVKIPFWSQANGMKDIIWYTPTRQADGSYTVTAKASDHENADGKYEAQVFYVDAKGKNKFVKKAFTDYTATKLANAVAADLTITKSEKDGTFTITAKNLQGFEGYKEVKIPFWSHANGMKDIIWYTPTRQADGSYTITAKASDHEKADGKYEAQVFYVDAKGQNKFVKKAFIDYTASNPSADLTITKSEKDGTFTITAKNLQGFEGYKEVKIPFWSHANGMKDIIWYTPTRQADGSYTVTAKASDHENADGKYEAQVFYVDAQGQNKFVKKAFIDYKNQSRPTGTLLIQNNNRDTGTFDVVIKDVYSPKGVRTVQVPTWSDKDGQDDLRWYEATRQANGDYKVSIKASDHKNSTGKYHVHLYYIQNDGSRIGIGTTTTDVEFRNAMTKTQASIKNVNATNGTYTVAVDQAPQGRQIKNIRVAAWSKAHQENLYWYSATPTGMHTEITVSANNYGNEAGNYTTHVYVDYKDGGVEGFNLGQTALSPRNQKVNPRTTYYSQRDPRWAGKYYGVSNVDQSGCVPTSLAMTFTDILGRTILPTTVADYLYNNTDSFNKGEAGTDSDGIVAATRDWGLKSQLVNGAGGIAEALMAGKHVLAAVGNSQFTSDPYTHELVLHGYDNGRTYVRDPYNSGNNGWYSINYLHSIKSKDPMDNKLGAPFFSIFA; translated from the coding sequence ATGAAAAAGAAAGATCTTATTTTTTATGCCGGAGCGGCAGTCTTGATGGCTGTATCTGCTCAGGGAGTCAGTGCAGATGAGCTGGTTTCAAATGAGGCCACTACTACTGAAGGCAACCAAGTCCAAGCTGAAAAAGCGCCAGAAGTAGCCGTTGCTGAAAAGTCAGTAGCACCTGTCGCAAGCAACTATGCAGCACCAGCAAATGTGACCGAACCAGCTGTGGCACCTGTGAGCAAGGCCGCAGCTTCAGAAAGTGGGACCCCATCTGTAGAAAAGGCTACAGATGCATCGACTACTGAGAAAGAAGAAACTCCTCTTCCGTCTGATTCAGGAAGCACGACCTTCTTTAACACAGGCGCTCACGCTCCAGCTGGTCGTTCAACAGATGTGGCGGTTCAGCCAAAATCATTCGTTGATGTGAGTAGCCATAACGGAGACATTAGTATTGGAGACTACCGTACCCTAGCTAATAAAGGCGTGGGCGGTGTCGTTGTCAAATTGACAGAAGACACTTGGTACAAGAACCCAAATGCGGAGAACCAAATTCGTAATGCACAAGCTGCGGGTCTACAAGTATCGACCTACCACTTCTCACGCTATACTTCTGAGGAAGCAGCGCGTGCAGAAGCGCGGTTCTATATTGCAGCTGCACAACGTTTGAGTTTGCCAAAGAATACCCTCATGGTCAATGACTTTGAGGATGCCAAGATGCAGCCAAACATTAACCGCAACACCCAAGCCTGGGCTGACGAAATGCGTAAAAATGGCTACACTAACTTGATGTTCTACACAAGTGCTAGCTGGTTGGATGAAAACAACCTTCGCAAGAAAGGTCCTGTCAACACCGCTCAATTTGGTCTTCAGAATTTCTGGGTTGCCCAATACCCTTCTCCAAAACTGTCTGTAAACGATGCGAAAAGCTTGCGTTACAATGGGAAAGCTGGCGCGTGGCAGTTCACTTCTCAAGCGGAATTGCTTCCAGGAAAACACCTATTTGACCACAGTGTGGACTATACAGGTCGCTTCACAGCGAACGCAAAACCTGCCGCAGACCCGACAGAAGGTAGCTTAAGTGGGAAAATTAACATTGTCAATAACGATACCATGGCGGGACGCTTTGACGTTGTCATCTCAAATGTTAAGGCGCCAAATGGAGTTCGAACAGTTTCTGTCCCAATCTGGTCAGAAACAGGTGGTCAAGATGACCTTGTTTGGTATACAGCCAACCGTCAAGCAAACGGGACCTATACCGTCAATGTAAAAGCAGCGGACCATAAGAACTCAACCGGTCTTTACAATGTCCACCTGTACTATGTTCAGAATAATGGACAATTGACGGGTGTGGGTGGAACAACGACGACAGTAGCCATTGGAAAGAAAAATCAGACTCCGGTTTCAGCGGATCTGACTATTGTAAAATCAGAAAAAGACGGTACCTTTACCATTACGGCTAAAAATCTTCAAGGTTTCGAAGGCTACAAGAAAGTGAAGATTCCATTCTGGTCTCAAGCCAATGGGATGAAAGACATTATCTGGTACACTCCGACTCGTCAAGCAGATGGTTCTTATACCGTTACAGCCAAAGCCAGTGATCATGAAAATGCTGATGGCAAGTACGAAGCGCAAGTCTTCTATGTAGATGCTAAAGGCAAAAACAAATTTGTGAAAAAGGCTTTTACCGATTATACAGCGACAAAACTGGCCAACGCTGTTGCAGCTGATCTGACTATTACAAAATCAGAAAAAGATGGTACCTTCACCATTACGGCTAAGAACCTCCAAGGTTTTGAAGGCTACAAAGAAGTGAAGATTCCATTCTGGTCTCATGCCAATGGGATGAAGGATATCATCTGGTATACTCCGACTCGCCAGGCAGACGGTTCATATACTATAACGGCTAAGGCTAGTGACCATGAAAAGGCTGATGGCAAGTATGAAGCGCAGGTCTTCTATGTGGATGCTAAAGGCCAAAACAAGTTTGTCAAGAAAGCCTTTATCGATTACACAGCTTCTAATCCATCTGCTGATCTGACCATTACAAAATCAGAAAAAGACGGCACCTTCACCATCACGGCTAAGAACCTTCAAGGTTTCGAAGGTTACAAAGAAGTGAAGATTCCATTCTGGTCTCATGCTAATGGGATGAAAGACATTATCTGGTACACTCCGACTCGTCAAGCAGATGGTTCTTATACCGTAACAGCCAAAGCGAGTGACCACGAAAATGCTGATGGCAAGTACGAAGCGCAAGTCTTCTATGTGGACGCTCAAGGCCAAAACAAGTTTGTCAAGAAAGCCTTTATTGATTACAAAAATCAATCTCGTCCAACCGGCACTCTCTTGATCCAAAACAACAATAGGGATACGGGTACTTTTGACGTCGTCATCAAGGATGTCTATAGTCCTAAAGGCGTACGGACTGTTCAAGTCCCTACTTGGTCGGATAAGGATGGACAGGATGATCTCCGCTGGTACGAAGCGACTCGTCAAGCGAACGGAGATTATAAGGTATCCATCAAAGCGAGCGATCACAAGAACTCTACTGGTAAGTACCATGTTCACCTTTACTACATTCAAAATGATGGTTCTCGGATTGGTATTGGTACCACGACTACAGACGTGGAGTTCCGAAATGCCATGACCAAGACGCAAGCTTCTATCAAGAATGTCAATGCAACGAACGGGACTTATACAGTAGCTGTAGATCAAGCCCCTCAGGGGCGTCAGATTAAGAACATTCGTGTCGCCGCTTGGTCTAAAGCTCATCAAGAAAATCTTTACTGGTATTCTGCAACGCCGACAGGTATGCACACAGAGATCACAGTTTCTGCTAATAATTACGGTAATGAAGCAGGCAACTATACTACTCACGTCTATGTGGACTACAAAGATGGGGGAGTTGAAGGCTTTAACCTCGGTCAAACAGCCTTGTCTCCACGAAATCAAAAGGTGAATCCACGAACAACCTATTATTCTCAACGGGATCCTCGTTGGGCTGGGAAATATTACGGTGTGAGCAATGTCGATCAGTCAGGTTGTGTACCAACCTCTCTTGCTATGACTTTCACAGATATCCTTGGTAGAACTATTTTGCCAACAACAGTAGCTGATTATCTCTACAACAATACTGATTCATTCAACAAAGGTGAAGCAGGAACAGATTCTGATGGGATTGTAGCTGCCACTCGTGACTGGGGCTTGAAGAGCCAATTGGTTAATGGAGCTGGAGGCATTGCAGAAGCCCTCATGGCTGGCAAGCATGTACTTGCTGCGGTAGGCAATAGCCAATTCACCAGTGATCCTTATACCCATGAGTTGGTCTTGCATGGCTATGATAATGGTAGAACCTATGTCCGCGATCCATATAATAGTGGCAACAACGGCTGGTATTCGATCAATTATCTCCACTCTATTAAGAGTAAAGACCCAATGGATAACAAGCTTGGAGCACCTTTCTTCTCTATTTTTGCATAA